AAAAACAGGACTTTTGCCGGTTCATTTTCTGTTTTACGGCAGGGAAATACAGTTGCAGGCCAACCGGAAGCTCAATCAGCTTTTTCCGGCAAATTACAACCGGCGAACCGTAAGCCGTTGGTGGACGCTCTGCAGCCGTACAGAATATGGCGTTTTGGTAAATGGTTTGCTTGCGGAAAAAGAGAATCTTCAGCTGAACGATTGGGGATATTTTCAATTGGTAAAAGCTGCCGCTAAACAGTTGGCTCCGCAAAATCCGACACATGCGCTGCTGTTGAGTTGGTTTATCATGATCCATTCGGGATATGATATGAAAATCGCTTCTTCGCGGGGAAATCTGTTTTTGCTTTTCCCGGCAGATGGGGAAGTGTATGAGCGCAAATATATTGTGGTGAAAAACCGGACCTATTATTTTGATACCCCTTCGCAGGTTTCCACTTTTCAAACGTATGATTACATTTTTCCCAAGGCTACCCGGCGTATTGATCTGACCATGAAACGTTCGCCACTTTTGGGAGAGAATACGTTGGTGAAAACCGTTTCTTTTTCATTCCGGGGCAGAAAATACACTTTCCCGGTGGTGCTAAATCGTGAAAATCTGCAATTTGTACGTAATTACCCCATGACTTCCCTGCCGGTATATTTTGATGCTTCCATGCCCGGAGTAACCCGGGTTTCTTTGGACCATGCGCTGAAAAATGTTTTGCAGGAAATGGATTTGAATACCCGGATTGCTTTTCTGCTTCATTTTGTACAAACGGCTTTTGCGTATGAAACGGATCAGCAACAGTTTGGCCGTGAGAAATTCTTTTTCCCGCAGGAACTGTTTTATTACAAAGGATCAGATTGTGAAGACCGGGCGGTACTTTTTACCTGGCTGGTCCGTCATTTTACAAAACTGCCGGTTATCGGATTGGTTTATCCGGATCATGTGTCGGCAGCGGTAGCTGCTCCGGGAAACATGCCGGGCGATTATGTGCTGTATCACGGAAAAAAATATTGGGTTACCGATCCAACATACATTGGTGCACCTCCGGGCGTTTCCATGCCCCGTTACCGGAATATTCCGCCTAAGGTTATCCCAGTGAATTAAATGGTTTTTGAATACATGGCTTCGGTGGTTTTTAACAACGGGTCAAAAGCCATGGCAATATTCCGGACGATGAAAAATCCTTCACGATGAACCTGTATCCGGTTTCCGTCAATACTGATCAATTGGTCTTGTAAAAATTCATTTAATTTTTCCGGAGAAAATTCGGTGATCTTTTTTACTTCTTCCGCCGTTTTCCCGAATTGTTGCCCGATTTCGTCAAAGTCAACCAGGCCGTTACACATCACTTCGGCAATGACCTGACGTACCACAAGATCATTTTCCTTCATCAGATACGCTTTGTCAGGAGCCAGTCCGTGCTTCTCAATTTCTTTTACATATTGTGCCGATGTTTTTACATTCTGGATATAACCGCCATAGAGCTGGGTGATGGAAGAGCTGCCGAAACCGTAAACCTGTCCGGTAGTTTCGCGGGTGGCATATCCCTGGAAATTGCGGTGCAAGGTTTTGTTATGCAGTGCTTTGGTCAGATCGTCATCGGCTTTGGCATAATGATCCATGCCAATGGCAACATAACCGGCATCGGTTAACAGCCGGTGACCGGTTTCAAACATTTCCAGCTTCTGGTCTGGTGTGGGAAGTCCCCGCTTTTCCAGAATCTTTTGAGCGGCTTTTACCCACGGAACATGGGCATAAGAGAAAGTAGCCAGCCGGTCGGGTGATACTTCGATGGTTTTTTCAATATTCCGGGCAAAGCTTTCTTTGGTTTGTCCGGGTAATCCGTAAATCAGGTCCAGATTTACCCCGCGGAAACCTTTTTGTTTCAGGTATTGTACCAGTTCTTTCACCGGATGTTTGGATGGTGCCCGGTTGACCAGCCGGAGTACTTCTTCATCAAAATCCTGGACTCCCAGGCTTAGCCGGTTGAAACCGGTAGCCTGAAGCCGGTCGATATCTTTATATTCGAGATAAGCCGGATGGCATTCCATGGCAATTTCCGGATTTTCAATGAACTGGAAATGTTTCTGAAAAACAGCCATGATTTCTTCCACATAATTTAAATTAATGGAATTCGGTGTTCCGCCACCCCAGTGGATTTGACTTACTTTTCTGCTTTTGTCCAGGTGCTTCGCCACATTCTCAATTTCGGTAATCACTGCATCTACATAACGCCTGATCACTTCTTCTTTTTGCGATATGCCGGTGTTGCATCCGCAAAAGTGGCACAGACGCGGACAAAACGGAATGTGAACATAAAACGACAGGTTTTGCGGCTTGTCGTTATTCGATTGGACGATCTGTTCAATGTATTGCCGGGGAGTAAAACCGCTTTTGAAAAAAGTAGCCGGCGGATAACTGGTGTATCGGGGGCCGGGCTTGTTATATTTTTTAAAAATTTCCAGATTCATATTATTCCCATTTTTGTTCTTTTACCCAGTCGGTAACAAACCGGGCGTTTTCAAAAGGTGTTCCGGGCAAAAAACCATGACCGAGATTAAAAATCCAGTTTTTATGCTCTCTGCCGAAAACAAGATACTTTTCCAATTCTTTTTCGATGGTCTTTTTATCAGAAAACAGTAGCCTGGGGTCAAGGTTCCCTTGTAATCCGATTGCTTTGTCTAAAACTTTGCGGGCCCGCTCAAGTGGGGTAAGCCAGTCAACGCTGATAAAGTCAGCGTGTTGTGGTGTGATCATGTGTAATCCGTCGCCAATGCCTTTGGGGAAAAAGATAAAAGGAACTCCTTCTTCCCGTACAGCTGCGGCAATCTTTTCCACCGAAGGGAGAAAAACTTTCTCGTACATCCGGTTAGGAATCAGCCCGGCGTGCGTTTCGAAAAGTTGAAAAGCATCAATGCCGTGCCGGATTTGATTTTTGATATAAACCAATGTAATTTCGGTGACGGCATCTACCAATGCAGGCAGTTTATCTTCATGCGAAAACATCCATTTCACTGCATCTGTAAAATCAGAACGGCTTCCCAGTCCCTGAAGCATGTAACTGATCACTGTCAGCGGGGCGCCACAGAATCCAATGAGCGGTGTATTTTCAGGGCGGATTTTACGGATTTGATCGATTACGCGATAGATGTATTCCAGCTTTTCCGGCCGGGGATGCATTTTCTTTTCCGGATGATCAAAATGCTTCAGCGGCTCTTCAAAAACCGGTCCGGTTTCGGTAAAATCGAGTCCCATGCCAAGCGCATACGGAATAACCAAAATATCGGAAAACAGGATAGCGGCATCCACGCCGAGGTCGTGTACCGGCAGCAAAGTAACTTCTGCTGCCAGTTCCGGATTCTTCATGAGTTGCCAAAAAGTGTATTTCTCTTTGATTTTTAGGTAAGAAGGAAGAACTCTGCCGGCTTGTCTCATGTACCATACAGGTGGCCGTGACTGCGGTTTTCCCTGAAGCGTATCTAAAAAAATGGATGCCATCTCTTTGGTATTGTGTTAATGATTAGATGTTATGTGCCGGATTGCATTTTTTCCAATGCGGCCCGGTTAGCCCGGATGGTTTGGTCAATATCATCCTCCGTATGTGCATCCGAAACAAAACTGCACTCGAACTGTGATGGAGCCATATAGATTCCGCTTTCTAAAGCTATTCTGAAATATGCTGCGAATTTTTCAGTGTCCGATGCTGCTGCTTCGTGGAAGGATGTTACCTGTTTTTCTTTCGTGAAGAACAGAGTAAGCATCGAGCCAATTTGGTTTACCACAGCCTGCGTCTGGGTTTCGGTGATGTTTTTCCGGAAACCTTCGGCCAGACGGATCGCTTTCTTTTCCAATTGGTCATAAATTTCCGGATGATCATTTAGAATGTTTAATGCGGTTAATCCGGCAGCCATGGCTAACGGATTTCCTGAAAGTGTTCCCGCCTGATAAACCGGACCGGCAGGAGCCAGTTTTTCCATGATGTCTTTTCTTCCGCCGTAAGCTCCTACAGGCAGTCCGCCGCCGATAATTTTGCCCAAGGTTGTCAGATCGGGTGTAATCCCGAAAAGTTTTTGGGCTCCGCCGGCAGATAAGCGGAAGCCGGTGATGACTTCATCAAAAATCAACAGCGCACCATATTTTTGGGTTACTTGGCGCAATCCTTCAAGAAATCCTTTCTGAGGAAGTACCAATCCCATATTTCCGGCAACCGGTTCTACGATCACGGCAGCAATTTGGTCTCCGGTTTGAGCAAATAATTCTTCCACTGCCTGCAAATCGTTATAGGGAGCCACCAGGGTGTTTTTTGCCGTAGCTGCTGTGACGCCCGGACTGTTGGGTACTCCAAAAGTCATGGCACCCGAACCGGCATTGATCAGAAAACTGTCGGCATGGCCGTGATAATTTCCTTCAAATTTCAAAACCAGATCTCTTCCGGTGAAGGCTCTTGCCAGCCGCAGCGCACTCATGGTGGCCTCGGTGCCCGAATTGACCATGCGTACACTTTCCACGGAAGGAATCATCTCTACAATACGTTCGGCCATTTGGGTTTCGATTTTTGTCGGAGCGCCAAAAGAAGTGCCTTTTTCCGCTGCTTTTTTGATGGCTTCCACGATTTCGTCGCGGGCATGACCTAAAATAAGGGGACCCCATGACGAGACAAAGTCGATGTATTCATTGCCATCAATATCGAAAATGCGGGCGCCTTTGGCATGGTCAATAACGACCGGTGGCATGCCTACGCTTTTGTAGGCGCGTACCGGCGAGTTTACTCCGCCGGGAATACTTTTTTGGGCTCTTTCAAATTCCCTGATGCTGTTTTGACGATTCATCATCTTTCAAAAAGTTTGTTCTTACTGTAATTTTTCTGCGAAATGTTTGGCATGATAAGTCAGGATGATATCTGTGCCGGCGCGTTTGATGGAGGTGAGAATCTCCAGAATGATCCGGTCTTCGTCAATCCATCCTTTTTCAGCCGCTGCTTTTACCATGGCAAATTCGCCACTGACATTATATGCGGCAAGGGGCATGTTAAAACGGTCTTTGGCTCTGCGGATGATGTCGAGATAGCTCAAAGCGGGTTTTACCATGATGATGTCAGCGCCTTCGGCGATATCAAATTCCAATTCGCGGATGGCTTCGTCAGAATTGGCCGGATTCATCTGGTATGAACGACGGTCGCCAAACTGCGGGGCGCTTTCGGCGGCATCACGGAAAGGTCCGTAAAAAGCAGAAGCGTATTTTGCCGAGTAAGCCATAATCGGCATCATGTAATATCCTTCGGCATCCAATCCCTGGCGGATTTTTAATACACGACCGTCCATCATGTCACTGGGAGCTACCATGTCCACGCCGTGACGGGCAAATGTAATGGATTGTGCTACAAGTGAGTTGAAAGTTAAATCGTTGTCCACATCGCCGTTCACTACTACGCCGCAATGGCCGTGGGTAGTATATTCACAGTTACATACATCGGCAATGACAAACATGCCAGGAACGTCTTTTTTTATGGCGTCAATGGCACGGGGGATGATGGCATCGTCATGCGCAGCGATCATCCCGGTATCATCTTTTTCTTCCGGAATACCAAACAAAATGATGGCACGAATGCCGACATCCATAAGTGATTTACATTCTTCAACCAGCACATCAATAGACATCTGATAATTTCCGGGCATGGAAGGGATAGGATTTTTTACTTTGCTTCCCGGGCATACAAACAGGGGCATGATCAAATCGTCAACGGTAACTTTGGTTTCGGTAACCATATCGCGCAAAACCGGGTTTTGACGCAGTCTTCTTAATCTTGTCAGTGGAAAACTCATGGGATTTAATTTTTTAAGTGAAAATATTTTATGATTTCTTGTGCAAGGCCTGCTGTTCCCGGCTTTTTTGCCGTAAGCACCATGGCCTTGGTGGTATTCAGAATAGCGTTTGTGGTGATTTCACCGATGGAGACAATGCGCAGCGGGGCATTGGCCTTTTCTTGCTGATAAATCGCGTAAAAATTGTAAAATGCAGAAGGACTACTAAATACCAGTAATCCGTATTGATTTTGGAAAACCTTTTCCATCGTTTTCCGGTCATAATCTTTAACCGGGAGTGTTTGATAAACATTGATTCGCTCTACCTGTGCCTTTGGAGAAAGTTGATCTTGTAAAAAGTCAGGGGCTAAATTACCCAGTGCCAGCAAAACTTTTTCGCCGGATTGGATCACTTCTTCTTTCAGATAACGGGCAAAATCGCGGGAAGTATTCCCCGGTTGTATATAATCGACCCGGTGTGCGTTTTGGACAACTGTTTCAGCTGTTCCTTTTCCGATAACGGCAATTTTTATACTGTCAGGAAAAGTTTTTCCGGTTTGCTGCCAAAGTTTAAAAAAAGAATCCACCCCGTTTCTGCTGGTGAAGATCAGGTGTTGAAAAGTGTGAAGCCTGTGAAAGGTTTCAATAATGTTTTGGGTAAGCGAAACGGTTTGGATTTGTATCATCGGCAGATGAAAAAATGACAAACCGCTTGTTTTTAAGGCTTGTTGCAGTTCGGCTGCCCTTGGTGCTGGCTGGGTGCTGATGATTGACCGAACCCCGGAAACGATATGTTGACGGTTTTCATCCAATGGCTGCAATGATTTGTAAAGCACCGCGTTGTAAAAACGAATGGGCCAGCTGCCGGGCGGCTTCCACCGCGTCGTTTTCAGTAAGCCGGCAAGTGATCTGATCGGCCAGCGATTGTTTTCCGTCAGGAGAAAGTACCATGCCGTGAATTGTCAGCTGCCCGTGGTTTACTTCGGAATAGCAGGCAATCGGAATTTGACAGCCTCCCTGAATGGTTTCCAAAAAAGTATATTCGGCTTTGCCTCTTATCCAGCTTTCAGAATGATTGATCTGGGATAATAATCCGTTAATGAAATCATCCTTTTCTCTGCTTTCGATGGCGATGATCCCTTGTGCCGGTGCCGGCAAAAACTGTGCGGGATCCATTTTTTCTGTAATATTTTCTTCCAGTCCCAGGCGTTCCAGTCCGGCTGCTGCCATAATTGTTGCTGTGCAGTATCCTGATTTCCACTTGTTAATCCGTGTATCCACATTTCCGCGGATGTCCACAATCTGAAAACGGGGATTGATTTTGAGCAATTGTGCCCGGCGGCGTACGCTGGATGTGGCGATGATATCTTTTTCCGTTAATTCGCTGAGTGTCCTTTTACCGGTGCTTACCAGTGCATCACGGGGCTCGCCTCTTTCGAGTACGGCACTTAACTGAAGCCCGTCCGGAAAAATAGAAGGAAGATCTTTCATGCTGTGCACGGCCAGGTCGATTGTTTTATCTAGCAGGGCTTGTTCAATCTCTTTGGTAAAAAGGCCTTTGTCCCCAATTTTAGACAATGCTTTGTCCAGAATTTTATCGCCTTTGGTCCGGATAATTTCCAATTGGAAAGTATATTGTGGAAACTGGTGCTCCAATGCGGTTTTTGTGCGGTTAGCCTGATACAAAGCCAGTTTGCTGCCGCGGGTTCCTATTTTTACCGTTTTAGCCATGGTGGTTTCTATAAATCAAAAAATGCTTCGGCCATGGAAATGAAATCTTTTTTGTCGGCCTCTTTGGAAAGTTCTTTCAGGTTTTTAATGAATACGCGGGCAAATTTTTCGGTGATGTGGCGGGAGTATTCATTGATCAGTTTATCATCTTTTACCGAACGGATTTTTTTGAATTCTTCAATTTCGGTTTGGTTCAGACGGTGAAAATTTTCTTTGATTTTTAAGATCGCCGGAACCAGTTCCTGTTCGTTTTCCCAGGTCAGGAATAAACGGGTAGCACGACGGATAATTTGCATGGCTGCCGAAATTTCTTCCATCCGCTTTTGGTTGGTGCTTTCCACAATTTTTGTAAGATCGTCAATGGTGAACAGCTCAATTTCTTCCAGCTTTCCGATTTCTTCTTCAATATTCCGCGGTACTGACAAATCAAAAAAGAGCTGTTTCTGTTTTTTTGTCCTTTTTCTGATGGCTTCTTTCACCGCTTCGAGTTTCACCAGAGGCTCGGGCGAATCGGTAGCAATAAAAACAATATCGCTATCCGCAAGATACTGATTCACGGCTTCGAGCGGGATGCTTTGTCCCTGATGCAGCCGGGCCAGTTCTTCCGCTTTCTGGAAAGTACGGTTGGCAATGTGTAACGATCGGAAAGTAGATTTACGCAGGCTGTTCAGTACCAGCTGCCCGGTCTGTCCGGCGCCGATCATTAACAGACTTTGCTGACTCAAATCGGGGAAACGCTGGTGACACAGGTTCACGGCTGCCGAGCTGGCAGAAGCCGAACCCCGGCTGATCTCCGTTTGAGTACGTACTTTTTTGCCGGTTTCCAGTGCTTTCAGGAAAAGCCGGTTTAAAATTTTATCTGTTGTTTCGTGCTCTTTGGCAAACTGAAAAGCTTCTTTTACCTGTCCGATAATTTGATCTTCACCTACAATTAAGGAATCGATACCTGAAACTACCTTAAAAAGATGTTCAACTGTTTGCTCGTTTTCGTAAAAATAGAAGTTTGATTTTAATGTATCGTTATACGTTTTTACGGCAGCGAGTTGTTTCAGAATTTC
The sequence above is drawn from the Candidatus Sulfidibacterium hydrothermale genome and encodes:
- the hemE gene encoding uroporphyrinogen decarboxylase, yielding MASIFLDTLQGKPQSRPPVWYMRQAGRVLPSYLKIKEKYTFWQLMKNPELAAEVTLLPVHDLGVDAAILFSDILVIPYALGMGLDFTETGPVFEEPLKHFDHPEKKMHPRPEKLEYIYRVIDQIRKIRPENTPLIGFCGAPLTVISYMLQGLGSRSDFTDAVKWMFSHEDKLPALVDAVTEITLVYIKNQIRHGIDAFQLFETHAGLIPNRMYEKVFLPSVEKIAAAVREEGVPFIFFPKGIGDGLHMITPQHADFISVDWLTPLERARKVLDKAIGLQGNLDPRLLFSDKKTIEKELEKYLVFGREHKNWIFNLGHGFLPGTPFENARFVTDWVKEQKWE
- the hemA gene encoding glutamyl-tRNA reductase, with the translated sequence MTALIGISYKTADLEIREQFAFSAEEIISFSKTLIQNQVVEGMVILSTCNRTEIYYHANNQQKHQAQQEILKQLAAVKTYNDTLKSNFYFYENEQTVEHLFKVVSGIDSLIVGEDQIIGQVKEAFQFAKEHETTDKILNRLFLKALETGKKVRTQTEISRGSASASSAAVNLCHQRFPDLSQQSLLMIGAGQTGQLVLNSLRKSTFRSLHIANRTFQKAEELARLHQGQSIPLEAVNQYLADSDIVFIATDSPEPLVKLEAVKEAIRKRTKKQKQLFFDLSVPRNIEEEIGKLEEIELFTIDDLTKIVESTNQKRMEEISAAMQIIRRATRLFLTWENEQELVPAILKIKENFHRLNQTEIEEFKKIRSVKDDKLINEYSRHITEKFARVFIKNLKELSKEADKKDFISMAEAFFDL
- the hemL gene encoding glutamate-1-semialdehyde 2,1-aminomutase → MNRQNSIREFERAQKSIPGGVNSPVRAYKSVGMPPVVIDHAKGARIFDIDGNEYIDFVSSWGPLILGHARDEIVEAIKKAAEKGTSFGAPTKIETQMAERIVEMIPSVESVRMVNSGTEATMSALRLARAFTGRDLVLKFEGNYHGHADSFLINAGSGAMTFGVPNSPGVTAATAKNTLVAPYNDLQAVEELFAQTGDQIAAVIVEPVAGNMGLVLPQKGFLEGLRQVTQKYGALLIFDEVITGFRLSAGGAQKLFGITPDLTTLGKIIGGGLPVGAYGGRKDIMEKLAPAGPVYQAGTLSGNPLAMAAGLTALNILNDHPEIYDQLEKKAIRLAEGFRKNITETQTQAVVNQIGSMLTLFFTKEKQVTSFHEAAASDTEKFAAYFRIALESGIYMAPSQFECSFVSDAHTEDDIDQTIRANRAALEKMQSGT
- a CDS encoding uroporphyrinogen-III synthase, whose amino-acid sequence is MLYKSLQPLDENRQHIVSGVRSIISTQPAPRAAELQQALKTSGLSFFHLPMIQIQTVSLTQNIIETFHRLHTFQHLIFTSRNGVDSFFKLWQQTGKTFPDSIKIAVIGKGTAETVVQNAHRVDYIQPGNTSRDFARYLKEEVIQSGEKVLLALGNLAPDFLQDQLSPKAQVERINVYQTLPVKDYDRKTMEKVFQNQYGLLVFSSPSAFYNFYAIYQQEKANAPLRIVSIGEITTNAILNTTKAMVLTAKKPGTAGLAQEIIKYFHLKN
- the hemB gene encoding porphobilinogen synthase, which translates into the protein MSFPLTRLRRLRQNPVLRDMVTETKVTVDDLIMPLFVCPGSKVKNPIPSMPGNYQMSIDVLVEECKSLMDVGIRAIILFGIPEEKDDTGMIAAHDDAIIPRAIDAIKKDVPGMFVIADVCNCEYTTHGHCGVVVNGDVDNDLTFNSLVAQSITFARHGVDMVAPSDMMDGRVLKIRQGLDAEGYYMMPIMAYSAKYASAFYGPFRDAAESAPQFGDRRSYQMNPANSDEAIRELEFDIAEGADIIMVKPALSYLDIIRRAKDRFNMPLAAYNVSGEFAMVKAAAEKGWIDEDRIILEILTSIKRAGTDIILTYHAKHFAEKLQ
- the hemC gene encoding hydroxymethylbilane synthase, with amino-acid sequence MAKTVKIGTRGSKLALYQANRTKTALEHQFPQYTFQLEIIRTKGDKILDKALSKIGDKGLFTKEIEQALLDKTIDLAVHSMKDLPSIFPDGLQLSAVLERGEPRDALVSTGKRTLSELTEKDIIATSSVRRRAQLLKINPRFQIVDIRGNVDTRINKWKSGYCTATIMAAAGLERLGLEENITEKMDPAQFLPAPAQGIIAIESREKDDFINGLLSQINHSESWIRGKAEYTFLETIQGGCQIPIACYSEVNHGQLTIHGMVLSPDGKQSLADQITCRLTENDAVEAARQLAHSFLQRGALQIIAAIG
- the hemN gene encoding oxygen-independent coproporphyrinogen III oxidase, coding for MNLEIFKKYNKPGPRYTSYPPATFFKSGFTPRQYIEQIVQSNNDKPQNLSFYVHIPFCPRLCHFCGCNTGISQKEEVIRRYVDAVITEIENVAKHLDKSRKVSQIHWGGGTPNSINLNYVEEIMAVFQKHFQFIENPEIAMECHPAYLEYKDIDRLQATGFNRLSLGVQDFDEEVLRLVNRAPSKHPVKELVQYLKQKGFRGVNLDLIYGLPGQTKESFARNIEKTIEVSPDRLATFSYAHVPWVKAAQKILEKRGLPTPDQKLEMFETGHRLLTDAGYVAIGMDHYAKADDDLTKALHNKTLHRNFQGYATRETTGQVYGFGSSSITQLYGGYIQNVKTSAQYVKEIEKHGLAPDKAYLMKENDLVVRQVIAEVMCNGLVDFDEIGQQFGKTAEEVKKITEFSPEKLNEFLQDQLISIDGNRIQVHREGFFIVRNIAMAFDPLLKTTEAMYSKTI